Proteins from one Hemiscyllium ocellatum isolate sHemOce1 chromosome 6, sHemOce1.pat.X.cur, whole genome shotgun sequence genomic window:
- the unc50 gene encoding protein unc-50 homolog, which produces MLPTTSYSPISQGNGALSSRDAARHTAGAKRYKYLRRLFRFKQMDFEFAMWQMLYLFTSPQMVYRNFHYRKQTKDQWARDDPAFLVLLSIWLCVSTIGFGFVLGMGFFETMKLLLWVVFIDCVGVGLLIATLMWFITNKYLMKPQSKGYDVEWGYAFDIHLNAFYPLLVILHFIQLFFINHIIIRDGFLAYFVGNIFWLVGVGYYIYITFLGYSALPFLKNTVALLYPFGLLILLFLLSLGLGWNFTKGLCWFYKYRVQ; this is translated from the exons ATGTTACCAACGACAAGTTATAGTCCCATCAGTCAAGGGAATGGTGCACTAAGTTCCCGGGATGCTGCACGACACACAGCTGGAGCCAAGCGGTACAAATACCTCAGGCGGCTCTTTCGTTTTAAGCAGATGGATTTTGAATTTGCCATGTGGCAGATGTTGTACCTGTTTACATCCCCACAGATGGTATACAGAAATTTTCATTACAGAAAACAGACAAAGGACCAGTGGGCCAGAGATGACCCTGCTTTCCTAGTTTTGCTCAGTATCTGGTTATGTG TCTCTACCATAGGTTTTGGATTTGTATTAGGAATGGGATTTTTTGAAACAATGAAGCTTTTACTTTGGGTTGTCTTCATTGATTGTGTGGGAGTTGGATTACTGATCGCAACATTAATGTG GTTTATTACCAACAAATATTTGATGAAGCCTCAGAGTAAAGGCTATGATGTGGAATGGGGATACGCATTTGACATTCACCTGAATGCTTTCTATCCACTCCTTGTGATCTTGCATTTTATTCAACTGTTCTTTATTAATC ACATTATCATCAGAGATGGGTTTCTTGCTTACTTTGTTGGTAACATCTTCTGGCTGGTTGGCGTTGGATATTACATCTATATTACTTTTCTTGGATATAGCG catTGCCATTTCTGAAGAACACAGTTGCCCTACTATATCCATTTGGCCTCCTCATCCTTTTGTTCTTGTTATCGCTGGGACTGGGATGGAACTTCACGAAAGGACTGTGCTGGTTCTACAAGTACAGAGTTCAGTAG